The Clostridium sp. DL-VIII DNA window AAAAAGGATTGCTTAAAGGAGGGAGGTTAGTAAGAATTTTGATATTACTATTATTAAAGATAAATTCTTACTGAAGTTTTATGGAGAATAAATTAGTTTTAGAGATTGGGAAGTTATTAGATGAGGTTAGGAATAACAAACCTCTTGTGCATAACATAACTAATTATGTGACAGTAAATGATTGTGCTAATATTTTGCTTGCATTAGGAGCATCACCAATTATGGCAGATGATATTAAAGAAGCAGCAGATATTACTAAAATTTCATCTGCACTTGTAATAAATATTGGTACATTAAACGAAAGAACTATTGAATCAATGATTGCATCAGGAAAAAAGGCAAATGAATTAAACATACCAGTTGTTTTTGACCCAGTAGGTGCAGGGGCATCAGAATTTAGAAATGCTACCACTAAGAGAATAATAGATGAAGTTAAAATAAGTGTTTTACGTGGAAATATGTCTGAAGTAAAATTTATAGCAGGTTTACAAGCAACTACAAAAGGTGTTGATGCTTCAGAAGCTGATACAAAAGGTGGAAGTGATGAAGGCATTAATGTAGCTAAAAATTTAGCTGATAGACTTAATTGTACTGTAGCTATTACAGGTGTAATAGACATTATATCTGACGGGGAAAGAGTAGCTATACTTGAAAATGGAACAAAAATGTTATCAAATGTAACAGGAACTGGCTGCATGACAAGTGCATTAGTTGGAGCATATTGTGGTGCAGGTTCAGATTATTTCATTGCAGCTATTTCAGGAATTATTTCAATGGGAATTGCAGGAGAAATTGCATTTGAAAAGGCAGGGAATATTGGAACAGGTAGTTTTCATATTTCCATTATAGATGCGATAAGTAATTTAAATTCTGAAATAATTAAAAAAATGGCTAAAATTAAAGAATAATAAGACATTTTTTAAGTGTGTTTTAAGCGTATATCTAGTAAAATTAGATATACGCTTAAATTAAATAAAAAAATATTAATAGAGAAATGGAGTGGATTTATATATGAAACCTAAAATAGATTATAGTATCTATCTTGTAACAGATAGGGATTTAATGAGTACAGAGACTTTAGAAGAAGCTGTAGAGCAAGCTATTATTGGAGGATGTACATTAATTCAATTAAGAGAAAAAGATTGTTCATCCCTTGATTTTTATAGTACTGCTGTGAAAGTTAAAGAAATCACTGATAAATACAATGTTCCACTTATAATAAATGACAGATTAGATATTGCACTCGCAGTAGATGCAGCAGGGGTACATGTAGGTCAAAGTGATATGCCGGCAGCAATTGTAAGAAAGATAATTGGGGAAGATAAAATTATTGGAGTGTCAACAGGTTCACTAGAACAAGCTCTTAAAGCACAAAAAGATGGTGCTGATTATTTAGGTGTTGGTGCAATGTATGCAACTGGAACTAAAAAGGATGCAAATCCAACTAGTATGAAAGAGCTAAAGAAAATAAGAGAAAATGTATCTATCCCTATAGTAGTGATTGGTGGAATAAATAAAGTTACAGCTAGAGATTTTAAAGGAATTGGAATTGATGGACTTGCAATAGTTTCTGCTATTATTGCGCAAAAGGATATTGCAGAAGCTGCAAAAGAAATAAGTGAAATATTTAAGCAAATTTAAGATGTAAAATTAATAAATAAGTAGAACTTTTATAAGTAAATTTATTTTCATGCACAAGAACTCTAATCATTTCTTAGAAAAAGATGTATAATATTTTTATGTGTAGAAAACATACTAGGAGGGATTTTATATGAAGATATTAGAATTAAAAAAGGATTTATACTGGACAGGTGTTTTAGATCCTAATTTAAAAGTATTTGATATTGTAATGGAGACAGAATTTGGAACTTCTTATAACTCGTACTTACTTAAAACAAATGAAAGCGTGGTTTTATTTGAAACAGCAAAGGCTAAGTTTTTCGATGAATATTTAGAAGCATTGAATAAATTAGTCGATATTAAAGACATTGAATATATTGTTGTGAATCATACAGAACCAGATCATGCAGGCAGTGTAGAAAAACTTGTTGATATAAATCCTAATATTAAAGTTATTGGGACTCAAGTTGCTATAGGTTTTCTAAAAAACATTGTAAACCATGAATTTAACAGTATAATTGTAAAGGAAAATGAAACTTTAAAATTAGGAAATAAAACTCTACGTTTTATGATGCTTCCTAATTTACATTGGCCTGATACAATGTATACATATATTGAAGAAGATAAAACATTAGTTACTTGTGATTCTTTTGGAGCTCATTATAGCTTTGATGAAATTTTATTAAGTAAGGTTACAGATAATGAGGGATACCTAAGAGCTCTTAAATATTACTTTGACTGCATAATTGGACCTTTTAAAAATCCGTTTATGTCAAAAGCCTTAGAGAGAATTAAAGATTTAGAAATTGATATGATATGCACAGGTCATGGGCCAGTACTTGACTCTCGAATAGACGAAATTATGGAATATTACAAGAAGTGGTGTAATGTTGTTAATCCAAATCCTAAGAAGACAGTAATTATACCATATGTAAGTGCTTATGGATATACAAAGGAATTAGCTTATGAAATTACTAAAGGAATTCAAGAAAGTGGAGATATTGATGTAAGGCTTTATGACATGGTAGAAGCAGATCAAGCTAAGGTACTTGAGGAACTTGAATTTGCTGATGGTATTTTATTTGGAACTCCTACAATAGTAGGTGAGGCATTAAAACCTATTTGGGATTTAACAACATCAATTTTTGCAAGAACTCATTGTAATAAATTTGCCAGTGCTTTTGGAAGCTATGGATGGAGCGGGGAAGCAGTTCCACATATCATAGAAAGATTAAAGCAGCTTAGAATGAGAGTTGTTGATGATGGACTTCGTATAAAATTTAAACCAAGTGAGGATGACTTGAAACAAGCTTTTGACTATGGTTATAATTTTGGATGTGTTATGCAAAATAAAGAGAATCTAAGAAAAGATAAATAAAAGAATAATTGTATATTACGAAGAAGTTAAAAAAATATATTGAAATATTAAAATTAGGGCTTGATTTACAAGCCCTAATTTTAATATTTCAAGGAAAATTACAACATTTATGATTAAATTACTCTTATAATCAAGAAGTTACCTTTTCATTTTAGCCGTCAATCTTAAATTGATTATTGACTTAGAGTATGCTCTAAATAATATACTAAAAATAATTTAAAAAATTTTAAAATGGTTAATATTTTTTAAAGTAAAAAATCAAAATAAGTATTAGAAGATAGGAAGTGTGTTTACTGATGAAAACTTTATTTGATAAAACTAGAATAGGAACTATGGAGCTAAAAAATAGATTAATTCGAGCAGCAGCAGGAGATCGATATGCTGTAAATGGTCATATGACAGAAAAGGACTTAGAAGTTTATGGGAATCTTGCTAAAGGTGGAGTAGGAGCGATAATTACTGGATATACATATATTCTTGATTCAGATATTCCAAGCGAAGGATCTTTTGGAATTTATGACGATTCATTTATACCAGAGTATAAAAAATTAACAGACATGGTACATGAATATGATTCAAAAATAATCCTTCAACTGGTTCATTATGGCTCCCATGCATCAGGGGAAATAGGAAACAAAAAAATATTGGCACCAAGTGCAGTAGCACTAGAATATAGAGGTGTAGAAATTATGCCTAAGGAAATGAGTAAAGAAGATATTAAACATATACAGAAGGCCTTTGCAGAGGCAGCAGTTCGTGCTAAAAAAGCAGGATTTGATGGTGTTGAACTTCATTCAGCTCATGGCTTTTTACTAAATCAATTTTTAACACCTTATTATAATAGAAGAACTGATGAATATGGTGGAACAATTGAAAACAGAGCAAGAATGGTTTTGGAAACTTATAGTGAAGTTAGAGAAGCAGTTGGAAACGAATATCCCATTTTTGTGAAAATAAATTGTATGGATGGTATTGATCAAGGGATAACTTATGAAGGATTAAGATATGCATGTAAAGAACTTGCTAATAAAGGTATTAATGCTATAGAAATTAGTGGAGCGTGGTATCAGTTATTTAATTCTAAAGATGAGTTTTATTTTAAAGAGTATACTGAAAAAATTGCAGCAGAGAATAAAGTTCCAGTTATATTAGTTGGAGGAAATAGAAATTTTGATTCTATGAGTAACATATTGAATGAAACAACAATCGAATATTTTGCTATGTGTAGGCCTTTGATTTCGGAGCCTGACCTAGTTAAAAGATGGGAAAGTGGAGATACTAGCAAAACTAAGTGTGTATCTTGTAATGGATGCCTTGGAAAAGGAAAGTGTATTTTGAATAAAAATTAAACTAATTCAGGATTAATTATGCCATAAATATTATATTTAGTAGGATAAATGAATGTTAATTAACCAGCTTAAAAATATAAATTAATAATATGACTATATGTTGTCAAGTTATAAATATTATAATTATCTTATAGATGGATATAACTATATCTGTAATAAATATAGAATATCGACTATATTTAAAGATAAAACTGGAGGGATAAAAATGATTACAAATAATCTGTTAATTAAGCTCAAGAACAATAACAAGGAAAGTATTGAAGAGGCTAGAAATACATTATTAAGCATGAAAGGAAAGATTGAAAGTCTTAGGGATATAAAAGTAGAGGTTGATGTACGTAAAGGAAATTATGACATCATGTTGATTACTAAATATGATTCATTAGAAGCCTTAGATGCTTACTTAATTCATCCGGTACACGTTGAAGTGGCTAAATATATTGGAAGTGTATTAGAAAGCCAAGCATCATTATGCTACGAATCTATAGATTAAGATAATAATTGCAAAATTAAAAGTGTCTGTTGAAAAACTTTAGTAAGACATCTATATGTAAGATTAAAACCTAACGTCTACAATCAAAATAACTTAATAAAGTGGAGGCCTTGAATTTTAGCAGAATATATTTTCAATTTAAGATTGCTTAATATATTCTGCTATTTTTTGTGGTTTAATTGTAAGTAAATTGAAGATAGAAAAAAGTTTTTTATTCATGAATATAAAGGAACGTATGAAATTAATGACGTTTAAATCTATTGTTGGAGGATTGATGGCCATTACAGCTACAATAATACACGAATTTTTAATATAATTATTTATATACTTTAGAATTTTATAATTAATAATTTAAAAAATATATAAAAGTGAAGTTAGGAGCATTAAGTATGAAGAAAAATTTAACAATTGTATTAGCACCGGATTCTTTTAAAGAAAGTATGACAGCTAAAGAAGCCTGTGAGGCTATGGAAAGAGGAATAAAAAAAATAAATAGTAATATCAATTGTATACATGTGCCTATGGCTGATGGAGGAGAAGGAACAATGCAGTCCTTAGTAGATGCAACTAATGGGAAAGTATATTCTTTACAGGTTATCGGACCGCTTGGAAATAAGGTGGAAGCGCAGTATGGAATTTTAGGAGCTGGAGACGTAGGAGTATTGGAAATGGCTAGTGCAAGTGGAATACAGTTAGTTCCAGCAGAAAAAAGAAATCCACTGTTGACTACAACTTATGGTACTGGTCAGCTTATAAAGACTTGTTTAGATCATGGAGTGAAGAAATTACTAATAGGTATTGGAGGAAGTGCCACTAATGATGGGGGAGCAGGAGTTATTCAAGCGCTTGGCGGAAAATTGCTAGATAAACAAGGTAATGAGCTAGACTTCGGTGGTGGAGAATTAGGAAAATTAAATTGTATTGATTTATCAAACTTTGATTCTAGATTGAAAGAAGTTGTAATAGAAGTAGCTTGTGATGTTAATAATCCACTTTGTGGGAAACAAGGAGCTTCAAGTGTATTTGGTCCTCAAAAGGGGGCCACAAAAGAAATGATATCAATATTAGATGATAACTTAAAGCATTATGCAGAGGTGATTAAAAAGGATTGTGGAAAAGATGTGTTAAATGTACCAGGAGCAGGAGCTGCAGGAGGACTAGGAGCTGGGCTTATGGCATTCTTAAATGGTACTTTGAAGAAAGGTATTCAAATGGTTATAGAATATGCTGCATTAGAAGAAAAGATAAAGGATGCAGATATGGTTTGGACAGGAGAAGGAAGTATAGATTTTCAAACTCAGTATGGTAAGACTCCTTTAGGGGTTGCAACTATTGCAAAAAAATACAATAAACCAGTGATTGCACTAGCTGGAAGAATTGGCGAAGGTATAGAGAGTCTATATGAAAATGGAATAGATTCAATATTTGGTATAACTAAAGGGGCAACTTCTCTGGATGAAGCTCTAGAAAAAGGACAAGAAAATATCGAAAAGACAGCTGAAAATATAATAAGGCTTATGAATTTGTTGTAATTATTTAAAAGCTGTTTATCACAATATTCAAAGTAGATAAAGTAATATAACTTAGGATTATGGCATTGAGCTAATAAAAAGATGTTAGGCTATTTTGGTAGAAGGTAATATAAGCCAAAATAATTTTAACATTCCTTAATAAGGCGGTAATATTTTATTTGAATAAATTTCGTTAAAATATATATTGTTAATTTTTCAATAAAGGAATAAAATTATTAAATAGAGGTAAAATGGTGCTTTAGGATAAAAATTGATTGAAGGTGAAATTTATGAATGTTAGCAACATACTTGTATTATTACCTATAAATGAAAAACAAAAAATGTTAATAGAAAGTGCAGTACCTAATGCTAAGTATACATATGAAACATATGATACTGTAAATAAAAAGATAGTTCA harbors:
- the thiM gene encoding hydroxyethylthiazole kinase, coding for MENKLVLEIGKLLDEVRNNKPLVHNITNYVTVNDCANILLALGASPIMADDIKEAADITKISSALVINIGTLNERTIESMIASGKKANELNIPVVFDPVGAGASEFRNATTKRIIDEVKISVLRGNMSEVKFIAGLQATTKGVDASEADTKGGSDEGINVAKNLADRLNCTVAITGVIDIISDGERVAILENGTKMLSNVTGTGCMTSALVGAYCGAGSDYFIAAISGIISMGIAGEIAFEKAGNIGTGSFHISIIDAISNLNSEIIKKMAKIKE
- a CDS encoding NADH:flavin oxidoreductase; its protein translation is MKTLFDKTRIGTMELKNRLIRAAAGDRYAVNGHMTEKDLEVYGNLAKGGVGAIITGYTYILDSDIPSEGSFGIYDDSFIPEYKKLTDMVHEYDSKIILQLVHYGSHASGEIGNKKILAPSAVALEYRGVEIMPKEMSKEDIKHIQKAFAEAAVRAKKAGFDGVELHSAHGFLLNQFLTPYYNRRTDEYGGTIENRARMVLETYSEVREAVGNEYPIFVKINCMDGIDQGITYEGLRYACKELANKGINAIEISGAWYQLFNSKDEFYFKEYTEKIAAENKVPVILVGGNRNFDSMSNILNETTIEYFAMCRPLISEPDLVKRWESGDTSKTKCVSCNGCLGKGKCILNKN
- a CDS encoding Dabb family protein, whose translation is MITNNLLIKLKNNNKESIEEARNTLLSMKGKIESLRDIKVEVDVRKGNYDIMLITKYDSLEALDAYLIHPVHVEVAKYIGSVLESQASLCYESID
- a CDS encoding glycerate kinase, with product MKKNLTIVLAPDSFKESMTAKEACEAMERGIKKINSNINCIHVPMADGGEGTMQSLVDATNGKVYSLQVIGPLGNKVEAQYGILGAGDVGVLEMASASGIQLVPAEKRNPLLTTTYGTGQLIKTCLDHGVKKLLIGIGGSATNDGGAGVIQALGGKLLDKQGNELDFGGGELGKLNCIDLSNFDSRLKEVVIEVACDVNNPLCGKQGASSVFGPQKGATKEMISILDDNLKHYAEVIKKDCGKDVLNVPGAGAAGGLGAGLMAFLNGTLKKGIQMVIEYAALEEKIKDADMVWTGEGSIDFQTQYGKTPLGVATIAKKYNKPVIALAGRIGEGIESLYENGIDSIFGITKGATSLDEALEKGQENIEKTAENIIRLMNLL
- a CDS encoding FprA family A-type flavoprotein, with protein sequence MKILELKKDLYWTGVLDPNLKVFDIVMETEFGTSYNSYLLKTNESVVLFETAKAKFFDEYLEALNKLVDIKDIEYIVVNHTEPDHAGSVEKLVDINPNIKVIGTQVAIGFLKNIVNHEFNSIIVKENETLKLGNKTLRFMMLPNLHWPDTMYTYIEEDKTLVTCDSFGAHYSFDEILLSKVTDNEGYLRALKYYFDCIIGPFKNPFMSKALERIKDLEIDMICTGHGPVLDSRIDEIMEYYKKWCNVVNPNPKKTVIIPYVSAYGYTKELAYEITKGIQESGDIDVRLYDMVEADQAKVLEELEFADGILFGTPTIVGEALKPIWDLTTSIFARTHCNKFASAFGSYGWSGEAVPHIIERLKQLRMRVVDDGLRIKFKPSEDDLKQAFDYGYNFGCVMQNKENLRKDK
- the thiE gene encoding thiamine phosphate synthase, which translates into the protein MKPKIDYSIYLVTDRDLMSTETLEEAVEQAIIGGCTLIQLREKDCSSLDFYSTAVKVKEITDKYNVPLIINDRLDIALAVDAAGVHVGQSDMPAAIVRKIIGEDKIIGVSTGSLEQALKAQKDGADYLGVGAMYATGTKKDANPTSMKELKKIRENVSIPIVVIGGINKVTARDFKGIGIDGLAIVSAIIAQKDIAEAAKEISEIFKQI